The DNA sequence TCCGGCATCGATCCGGCTCGCCGGGCGGAGACGCTCAGCATCGCCGAGTTTGCCCGGTTGACGCAACGTTTGCACGAATGGACGACGCGCTAGGGGGATGGCCGTGCGCTTGATCAGCCCCACGCGGGGGCCGCTTTCCTTGGAGCAAGTGGTCGCGAACATCCGCCGATACATCGAGGAAGCGCCCCAAGCCACCTACAAACTGGTCATCGGCACCGATTCGCAAACGGACGCGGACAAGACCGTGTTTGTCACGGCCATCATTGTGCAGCGGGTCGGCCGTGGTGCACGCTTTTTCTATGCGCGGCAGGTGGTGCCGCCGATCGTGGACCTGCGGCACCGCATCTACCGCGAGACCGAGATCAGCCTGCGCACGCTGGAGGCCCTGCAGCGGGCCGGCCTGTCCGCCATTGGGGCCGACTTTCCGATCGAGATCCACCTGGATGTCGGGCAGCAAGGGGAGA is a window from the Calditerricola satsumensis genome containing:
- a CDS encoding ribonuclease H-like YkuK family protein translates to MAVRLISPTRGPLSLEQVVANIRRYIEEAPQATYKLVIGTDSQTDADKTVFVTAIIVQRVGRGARFFYARQVVPPIVDLRHRIYRETEISLRTLEALQRAGLSAIGADFPIEIHLDVGQQGETRMIIQEVVGWVQAVGYTAKIKPDAYGASAVADRFTK